The Streptomyces sp. B3I8 nucleotide sequence CCCTGCTCATCCTGGTTCTGGCGATCGTCGACCAGATCCGCGGCGACCTCTTCTTCTCCCGGCTCGGGGTCGCCGTCCTCGCGGGCATCGCGCTGCTGCAGACCCTGCTGCACCTGGTGTCCATCCTCGCGTCGAGCAGGCTCAAATGAGCAGCGGCATCGGCACGGGCAACGCCGACGGCACCGGCGGGGACACCACGCCGAAGGTCGGCGCGGTGATCATCACGATGGGCAACCGGCCCGACGAACTGCGCGCCCTCCTCGACTCGGTCGCCAAGCAGGACGGCGACCCGGTCGAGGTGGTCGTGGTCGGCAACGGCTCCCCGGTGCCCGAGGTGCCGGACGGCGTGCGGACGGTGGAGCTGCCGGAGAACCTCGGCATCCCCGGCGGCCGCAACGTCGGCATCGAGGCCTTCGGACCGGGTGGCGAGGACGTCGACATCCTGCTCTTCCTGGACGACGACGGACTGCTCGCCCGCACCGACACCGCCGAACTGTGCCGGCGGGCCTTCGCCGCCGACCCGGAGCTGGGCATCGTCAGTTTCCGCATCGCGGACCCGGAGACCGGTGTCACCCAGCGCCGGCACGTGCCGCGGCTGCGCGCCTCGGACCCGATGCGCTCCTCCCGGGTGACCACCTTCCTCGGCGGCGCCAACGCCGTCCGCACGAAGGTGTTCGCCGAGGTCGGCGGGCTGCCCGGCGAGTTCTTCTACGCCCACGAGGAGACCGACCTCGCCTGGCGGGCGCTGAACGCCGGCTGGATGATCGACTACCGCGCCGACATGGTGCTGTACCACCCGACGACGGCGCCCTCCCGGCACGCGGTCTACCACCGCATGGTCGCCCGCAACCGGGTCTGGCTCGCCCGCCGCAACCTGCCCGTCCTGCTCGTCCCCGTCTACCTCGGGGTCTGGCTGCTGCTCACGCTGGCCCGCCGCCCCTCGGGGGCCGCGCTGAAGGCCTGGTTCGGCGGCTTCCGGGAAGGCTGGTCCTCCTCCTGCGGCCCCCGCCGGCCCATGAAGTGGCGTACGGTGTGGCGGCTGACCCGACTGGGCCGGCCACCGGTCATCTGACAAGCTCGAGATCTGAGAGCATGCGGGGCGACACCACGCCCCGGGGCTCCTCCCTGCCCGACTGGCGTGCTTCCCTGAGGACGAAAGCTTCCTACCTGTGAGTGAGACCACGCATGACGGCGGTGTCGCGGTGAGCGCCCGACCGTCGCCCGATGACGGGATGAGCGCGGCCGATCTGGCCGCCAAGTACGGACTGAGCGTCAGCGGCGCCCGGCCCGGACTCGCCGAGTACGTCCGCCAGTTGTGGGGGCGGCGCCACTTCATCCTCGCCTTCTCGCAGGCGAAGCTCACCGCCCAGTACAGCCAGGCCAAGCTGGGCCAGTTGTGGCAGGTGGCGACCCCGCTGCTCAACGCGGCGGTCTACTACCTGATCTTCGGACTGATCCTCAACGCCAGCCGGGGCATGTCCCACGACGTGTACATCCCGTTCCTGGTGACCGGCGTCTTCACCTTCACCTTCACCCAGAGCTCGGTGATGGCGGGCGTGCGGGCGATCTCCGGAAACCTCGGGCTGGTGCGGGCGCTGCACTTCCCGCGCGCCGCGCTCCCCGTGTCGTTCGCGCTGCAGCAGCTCCAGCAACTGCTGTTCTCGATGATCGTCATGGTCCTGGTGGTGGTCGGCTTCGGGAGCATGCCGGGCCTGTCGTGGGCGCTGGTCGTGCCGGTCCTGGTGCTGCAGTTCCTCTTCAACACCGGTCTGGCGCTGATCATGGCGCGGCTGGGGTCCAAGACCCCGGACCTCGCCCAGCTGATGCCGTTCGTGATGCGCACCTGGATGTACGCGTCCGGCGTCATGTTCTCCATCACACACATGCTCAAGGGCAAGCCGGAATGGATCGCCCATGTGCTGCAGGTGAACCCCGCCGCGGTCTACATGGACCTCATGCGCTACGCCCTGATCGACCAGTACGGCTCCTCGAACCTGCCGCCGCACGTCTGGGCGATCGCGCTGTTCTGGGCCGTCGTCCTGTTCGCCGGCGGGTTCGTGTATTTCTGGAAGGCGGAAGAGAGGTACGGCCGTGGCTGAGTATTCCGACCGCCCCACCGTGATCGCGGACGAGCTGCACATCGTCTACCGGGTCAACGGCGCCCGCACCGGCAAGGGCAGCGCCACCTCCGCCCTCAGCCGCATCCTGAGGAGAGGCGAGGAGCGGGGGGTGCGCAAGGTGCACGCCGTGCGCGGTGTCTCCTTCACCTCCTACCGGGGCGAGGCCATCGGCCTGATCGGCTCCAACGGCTCGGGCAAGTCCACCCTGCTGCGGGCCATCGCCGGACTGCTGCCCGCCGAGAGCGGCAAGGTCTACACCGACGGCCAGCCCTCGCTGCTCGGCGTCAACGCCGCCCTGATGAACGACCTCACCGGTGAACGCAACGTCATCCTCGGCGGTCTCGCGATGGGCATGACCCGCGAGCAGGTCAAGGAGCGTTACCAGGAGATCGTCGACTTCTCCGGCATCAACGAGAAGGGCGACTTCATCACGCTGCCGATGCGGACGTACTCCTCCGGCATGGCGGCGCGGCTGCGGTTCTCCATCGCCGCCGCCAAGGACCACGACGTCCTCATGATCGACGAGGCGCTCGCCACCGGCGACCGGGCCTTCCAGAAGCGCTCCGAGGCACGCATCCGTGAACTGCGCAAGCAGGCCGGCACGGTCTTCCTCGTCAGCCACAACAACAAGTCGATCCGCGACACCTGCGACCGGGTGCTCTGGCTGGAGCGCGGCGAGCTGCGCATGGACGGCCCGACCGCCGAGGTCCTCAAGGAGTACGAGAAATTCACGGGCAAATAGCCCGCAATGACCCGCTTGTCGACGAGGGCCCCGCCGGTGCGAATCCGGCGGGGCCCCTGTCATTCGCAAAAGAAACGTCAACTCCTGCCGTCGTTAGGAATCTTGACGGCAATCGGTGTGTTCTTGTGATGTGCAGGACACCCCCGCGCAGCGTGCTGCGTTGTACAACGTAAGCTGAGCTCCGGTGCTGATTCGCGGCAACCGGGTCGATAACGCGCGAGATCCGCACGAAGGCCGCGCGGCGTGGACAACGGGGCGGCGTGTTCTAAATAGGATGTATTCGGTCCGCAGTGGAGAACGGGAGACGTGACGGCAATGGCTACGGATGAACTTCACCTCCGCACAGCACGCGCCGTCTCCCGGCCGGGCGGCTCATGGTGACCGACGCCGGCACGACGCGGACCGGCGATCCGGAGCGCGACACCCTCGCCAAGGCCGCGGACGAGAACTTCCCCGTGGCCCCGTTCTTCCTGCCCCGCCCCTGGCGCGACGACCTGATGGCCGTCTACGGCTTCGCCCGCCTCGTCGACGACATCGGTGACGGCGATCTCGCCCCCGGCGGGGCCGACGCCCGGCTCCTCGGCGTGGCACCCGAACAGGCGGACGACCGGCTCGCCCTGCTCGACGCCTTCGAGGCCGATCTGCACCGCGTCTTCGACGCCACCCCGCACCACCCCCTCCTGCGCCGGCTGCAGCCGACGGTCCGGCGCCGCGCGCTGACCCCCGAACCCTTTCTCGGGCTGATCGCCGCCAACCGCCAGGACCAGCTCGTCACCCGGTACGAGACCTACGCCGATCTGCTCGCCTACTGCGAACTGTCGGCCAACCCCGTCGGCCGGCTCGTGCTCGCCGTCACCGGCACCACGACCCCCGAGCGCGTCCGCCGCTCCGACCTCATCTGCACCGCGCTGCAGATCGTCGAGCACCTCCAGGACGTCGCCGAGGATCTGGGCCGCGACCGCATCTACCTCCCCGCCGAGGACATGAAACGCTTTCACGTCCAGGAGGCGGATCTCGCCACCCCCTCAGCAGGCGCATCGGTGCGCGCACTGATTGCATACGAAGCGGAACGCGCCCTCGGACTGCTGAATGAAGGCGCCCCCCTGGTGGGTAGCGTCCACGGCAGGCTCAAACTGCTGCTCGCGGGGTTCGTGGCAGGAGGAAGGGCGGCGGTCCGGGCGATCGCCGCCGCCGATTTCGACGTACTTCCCGGCCCGCCCAGACCCGGCAAGCTCCGGCTGCTGCGCGAGGTGGGCGTGACTCTGCGAGGAGAGGGGTGATCCGGACCGTGGAGTCGGAACCACACGTGTCCCCACCGGTACTCGCCGCGTACCGCTACTGCGAGACCGTCACCGGGCAGCAGGCCCGCAACTTCGCGTACGGCATCAGACTGCTGCCGACGCCGAAGCGCCGCGCGATGTCCGCGCTCTACGCGTTCTCGCGGCGGGTGGACGACATCGGCGACGGCGAACTGGCGGACGACGTCAAGAAGGCCCGCCTCGAGGACACCCGGGCGCTGCTCGCCCGGGTCCGCGGGGGAGAGGTCGGCGAGGACGACACCGACCCGGTGGCCGTCGCCCTCGCGCACGCCGCCGACCGGTTCCCGATCCCGCTCGGCGGGCTCGACGAACTCATCGACGGCGTCCTGATGGACGTCGCCGGCGAGACCTACGAGACGTGGGACGACCTCAAGGCGTACTGCCGCTGCGTCGCCGGTGCCATCGGACGGCTCTCGCTCGGCGTGTTCGGCACCGAGCCCGGAGCGCCCGGCGCCGACCGCGCCTCCGAGTACGCCGACACCCTGGGGCTGGCCCTGCAGCTCACCAACATCCTGCGGGACGTACGCGAGGACGCCGAGACCGGCCGTACCTATCTCCCCGCCGACGACCTCGCCAAGTTCGGCTGCTCCGCCGGATTCTCCGGACCCCTTCCACCCGAGGGATCCGATTTCGCGGGCCTCGTGCACTTCGAAGTGCGTAGGGCCCGCGCCCTTTTCGCCGAGGGCTACCGGCTGCTGCCCCTGCTCGACCGGCGCAGCGGTGCCTGCGTCGCCGCCATGGCGGGCATCTACCGCCGGCTCCTCGACCGCATCGAACGCGAACCGGAGGCCGTGCTGCGCGGCCGGGTCTCGCTGCCCGGACACGAGAAGGCCTACGTCGCCGTGCGCGGCCTGTCCGGCCTCGACGCCCGCAACGTCACCCGGCGCACCGTCAGGAGGCGCGCCTGATGAGCGACGGGACGAGCCCGTACGGCGGGCCGGACGGAGACGGCTCCGGGCGCCCGCCGACGTGCGCGGCGACCCGCGGGAAGAGGCAGGCAACCCCGTGCCGTCGCACCGCGTCCCTGACTGCGTCGGTCCGCCGCACTCCGTGCCGCCGTGGCGGAGCCGCCGCGGGAAAGGGTGTGCGATGAGCGAGGCCACGCTGCCGGGCGAACCGGGGGCGGACGCGGCCGGCCGTGCCGGGGGACCGGCCACCGCCGTCGTGGTCGGCGGCGGGCTCGCCGGCGTCACTGCCGCGCTCGCGCTCGCCGACGCCGGTGTCCGGGTCACCCTGCTGGAGGGCAGGCCCCGCCTCGGCGGGCTCGCCTTCTCCTTCCACCGCGGCGACCTCACCGTCGACAACGGCCAGCACGTCTATCTGCGCTGCTGCACCGCCTACCGCTGGTTCCTCGACCGCATCGACGCCGCCTCCCTCGCCCCGCTGCAGGACCGGCTCGAAGTACCCGTTGTCGACCCGCGGCGGAGACCGGGACGCAGACTCGGCACCCTGCGGCGCGACGCGCTGCCCGTGCCCCTGCACCTCGGACGCAGCCTCGCCACCTACCCGCACCTCTCGCTCACCGAGCGCGCGAAGGTGGGCAGGGCCGCCCTCGCCCTCCGTGCCCTGGACCTCGACGATCCCGCGCTGGACGAGCGGGACTTCGCCGGCTGGCTGGCCGAGCACGGCCAGTCGGAGCGCGCCGTCGAGGCACTGTGGGACCTCGTGGGGGTCGCCACCCTCAACGCGGTGGCCAAGGACGCCTCCCTGGCGCTCGCCGCGATGGTGTTCAAGACCGGTCTGCTGTCCGACCCGGGAGCGGCCGACATCGGCTGGGCCCGCGTCCCGCTGGGCGAACTGCACGACACCCTGGCCCGCAAGGCGCTCGACTCCGCGGGCGTGCGTACCGAGGTCCGTACACGAGTCACCTCCCTCTCCCCCCACGGAAACGGACGCTGGAGCGTGTCGGTTCCCGGCGAGACCATCGTGGCCGACACCGTCGTCCTCGCCGTACCCCAGCGCGAGGCCCACGCCCTGCTGCCCGAAGGGGCGCTCCAGGCCCCGGAGAGACTGCTGGAACTCGGCACCGCGCCCATCCTGAACATCCACGTCGTCTACGACCGCCGGGTGCTGACCCGGCCCTTCTTCGCCGCCCTCGGCTCCCCGGTGCAGTGGGTCTTCGACCGCACCGAGGCATCCGGGCTGCGTGAGGGCCAGTACCTGGCGCTGTCCCAGTCGGCCGCCCAGGACATCGTCGACGAACCCGTGGCGGTCCTGCGGGAGCGGTTCCTGCCCGAGCTGGAGCGGCTGCTGCCCGCCGCCCGCGACGCCCGCGTGCGCGACTTCTTCGTCACCCGCGAACGCACCGCCACCTTCGCCCCCGCCCCGGGCACCGCCCGGCTGCGTCCCGGCGCCCGCACCGACGCCCCCGGCCTCTACCTGGCCGGCGCGTGGACCGCCACCGGGTGGCCCGCGACCATGGAGGGCGCGGTCCGCAGCGGCGCCGCCGCCGCGGAAGCGGCGCTCGGCGCGCTCGGCCGGCCTCGCGACCACCTCCCCGCCCTGCACGAGGAGGCCGCATGAAAGCCGATCAGCGGGGTATCGCCACCCGCGCTCCCGGTAACGCGACAAGAGGAGAGACTGTGCCCACCGTGCCCCCGGCGTCCACGGCCGCGTCAGCGACCGAGGTGGACGTGACCGCGCTCCTGGAGCGCGGCCGCACCCTGGCCACCCCGGTACTCCGGGCGGCCGTCGACCGCTTGGCGCCGCCGATGGACACCGTCGCCGCCTACCACTTCGGCTGGATCGACGCCGCCGGCAACCCCGCCGACGGCGACGGCGGCAAAGCCGTGCGCCCCGCCCTCGCCCTGCTCTCCGCGCAGGCCGCCGGCGCTGCTCCCGAGGTCGGCGTCCCCGGCGCCGTCGCCGTCGAGCTGGTGCACAACTTCTCGCTGCTGCACGACGACCTGATGGACGGTGACGAACAACGCCGCCACCGCGACACGGTGTGGAAGGTACACGGCCCCGCCCAGGCGATCCTGGTCGGCGACGCCCTGTTCGCGCTGGCCAACGAGGTGCTGCTGGAGCTCGGCACGGCCGAGGCCGGCCGTGCCGCCCGCCGGCTCACCACCGCCACCCGCGCGCTGATCGACGGTCAGGCCCAGGACATCTCCTACGAGCACCGCGACCGCGTCAGCGTCGAGGAGTGCCTGGAGATGGAGGGCAACAAGACCGGCGCCCTGCTCGCCTGCGCCAGCTCCATCGGCG carries:
- the hpnE gene encoding hydroxysqualene dehydroxylase HpnE, with protein sequence MSEATLPGEPGADAAGRAGGPATAVVVGGGLAGVTAALALADAGVRVTLLEGRPRLGGLAFSFHRGDLTVDNGQHVYLRCCTAYRWFLDRIDAASLAPLQDRLEVPVVDPRRRPGRRLGTLRRDALPVPLHLGRSLATYPHLSLTERAKVGRAALALRALDLDDPALDERDFAGWLAEHGQSERAVEALWDLVGVATLNAVAKDASLALAAMVFKTGLLSDPGAADIGWARVPLGELHDTLARKALDSAGVRTEVRTRVTSLSPHGNGRWSVSVPGETIVADTVVLAVPQREAHALLPEGALQAPERLLELGTAPILNIHVVYDRRVLTRPFFAALGSPVQWVFDRTEASGLREGQYLALSQSAAQDIVDEPVAVLRERFLPELERLLPAARDARVRDFFVTRERTATFAPAPGTARLRPGARTDAPGLYLAGAWTATGWPATMEGAVRSGAAAAEAALGALGRPRDHLPALHEEAA
- a CDS encoding ABC transporter permease, whose translation is MSETTHDGGVAVSARPSPDDGMSAADLAAKYGLSVSGARPGLAEYVRQLWGRRHFILAFSQAKLTAQYSQAKLGQLWQVATPLLNAAVYYLIFGLILNASRGMSHDVYIPFLVTGVFTFTFTQSSVMAGVRAISGNLGLVRALHFPRAALPVSFALQQLQQLLFSMIVMVLVVVGFGSMPGLSWALVVPVLVLQFLFNTGLALIMARLGSKTPDLAQLMPFVMRTWMYASGVMFSITHMLKGKPEWIAHVLQVNPAAVYMDLMRYALIDQYGSSNLPPHVWAIALFWAVVLFAGGFVYFWKAEERYGRG
- the hpnD gene encoding presqualene diphosphate synthase HpnD; this translates as MIRTVESEPHVSPPVLAAYRYCETVTGQQARNFAYGIRLLPTPKRRAMSALYAFSRRVDDIGDGELADDVKKARLEDTRALLARVRGGEVGEDDTDPVAVALAHAADRFPIPLGGLDELIDGVLMDVAGETYETWDDLKAYCRCVAGAIGRLSLGVFGTEPGAPGADRASEYADTLGLALQLTNILRDVREDAETGRTYLPADDLAKFGCSAGFSGPLPPEGSDFAGLVHFEVRRARALFAEGYRLLPLLDRRSGACVAAMAGIYRRLLDRIEREPEAVLRGRVSLPGHEKAYVAVRGLSGLDARNVTRRTVRRRA
- a CDS encoding glycosyltransferase family 2 protein, producing the protein MSSGIGTGNADGTGGDTTPKVGAVIITMGNRPDELRALLDSVAKQDGDPVEVVVVGNGSPVPEVPDGVRTVELPENLGIPGGRNVGIEAFGPGGEDVDILLFLDDDGLLARTDTAELCRRAFAADPELGIVSFRIADPETGVTQRRHVPRLRASDPMRSSRVTTFLGGANAVRTKVFAEVGGLPGEFFYAHEETDLAWRALNAGWMIDYRADMVLYHPTTAPSRHAVYHRMVARNRVWLARRNLPVLLVPVYLGVWLLLTLARRPSGAALKAWFGGFREGWSSSCGPRRPMKWRTVWRLTRLGRPPVI
- a CDS encoding ABC transporter ATP-binding protein produces the protein MAEYSDRPTVIADELHIVYRVNGARTGKGSATSALSRILRRGEERGVRKVHAVRGVSFTSYRGEAIGLIGSNGSGKSTLLRAIAGLLPAESGKVYTDGQPSLLGVNAALMNDLTGERNVILGGLAMGMTREQVKERYQEIVDFSGINEKGDFITLPMRTYSSGMAARLRFSIAAAKDHDVLMIDEALATGDRAFQKRSEARIRELRKQAGTVFLVSHNNKSIRDTCDRVLWLERGELRMDGPTAEVLKEYEKFTGK
- a CDS encoding DUF6380 family protein, translating into MSDGTSPYGGPDGDGSGRPPTCAATRGKRQATPCRRTASLTASVRRTPCRRGGAAAGKGVR
- the hpnC gene encoding squalene synthase HpnC, producing MTDAGTTRTGDPERDTLAKAADENFPVAPFFLPRPWRDDLMAVYGFARLVDDIGDGDLAPGGADARLLGVAPEQADDRLALLDAFEADLHRVFDATPHHPLLRRLQPTVRRRALTPEPFLGLIAANRQDQLVTRYETYADLLAYCELSANPVGRLVLAVTGTTTPERVRRSDLICTALQIVEHLQDVAEDLGRDRIYLPAEDMKRFHVQEADLATPSAGASVRALIAYEAERALGLLNEGAPLVGSVHGRLKLLLAGFVAGGRAAVRAIAAADFDVLPGPPRPGKLRLLREVGVTLRGEG
- a CDS encoding polyprenyl synthetase family protein → MKADQRGIATRAPGNATRGETVPTVPPASTAASATEVDVTALLERGRTLATPVLRAAVDRLAPPMDTVAAYHFGWIDAAGNPADGDGGKAVRPALALLSAQAAGAAPEVGVPGAVAVELVHNFSLLHDDLMDGDEQRRHRDTVWKVHGPAQAILVGDALFALANEVLLELGTAEAGRAARRLTTATRALIDGQAQDISYEHRDRVSVEECLEMEGNKTGALLACASSIGAVLGGADDATADTLETYGHHLGLAFQAVDDLLGIWGDPDATGKQAWSDLRQRKKSLPVVAALAAGGPASERLGEILAEDAKSSDFENFSEEEFAARAALIEEAGGREWTAGEARRQHEVAVRALDSVRMPDQVRAQLVALADFVVVRKR